Proteins co-encoded in one Ziziphus jujuba cultivar Dongzao chromosome 9, ASM3175591v1 genomic window:
- the LOC107428005 gene encoding mitochondrial phosphate carrier protein 3, mitochondrial has protein sequence MAISDKSSRQSLIPSFLYSSSSGRTLALEKILHAASSSSSPAVSNAETVLPRKSFVIAAPSEPSKKIELYSPAYYAACTAGGILSCGLTHMAVTPLDLVKCNMQIDPLKYKSISSGFGVLLKEQGLRGFFKGWVPTLLGYSAQGACKFGFYEFFKKYYSDIAGPEYAAKYKTLIYLAGSASAEFIADVALCPFEAVKVRVQTQPGFARGLSDGLPKFVKSEGTLGLYKGIVPLWGRQIPYTMMKFASFETIVEMIYKYGVPTPKDQCSKSLQLGISFAGGYVAGVLCAIVSHPADNLVSFLNNAKGATVGDAVKKMGLVGLFTRGLPLRIVMIGTLTGAQWGIYDAFKVFVGLPTTGGVAPAAPATELAKV, from the exons aTGGCAATTTCCGACAAATCTTCGCGTCAGTCTCTGATCCCTAGCTTCCTCTATTCCTCCTCTTCCGGCAGGACTCTTGCGCTCGAGAAAATACTCCAcgcagcttcttcttcttcgtctcccGCTGTTTCCAATGCCGAAACGGTGTTGCCGAGGAAGAGCTTTGTGATTGCGGCTCCCAGCGAGCCTTCCAAGAAGATCGAGTTGTACTCTCCGGCTTACTACGCCGCCTGTACGGCCGGAGGCATTCTCAGCTGCGGTCTCACTCACATGGCTGTCACTCCTCTTGACCTTGTCAAGTGCAATATGCAG ATCGATCCtttaaaatacaaaagcatCTCATCAGGTTTTGGAGTTTTACTTAAGGAGCAAGGTCTTAGAGGCTTCTTCAAGGGATGGGTGCCTACTCTACTTGGTTACAGTGCTCAGGGTGCTTGCAAGTTTGGATTCTATGAATTTTTCAAGAAGTACTACTCTGACATTGCCGGACCTGAGTATGCTGCTAAGTACAAGACCTTGATCTACCTTGCTGGTTCTGCATCTGCTGAGTTCATTGCTGATGTTGCACTTTGCCCCTTTGAGGCGGTGAAGGTCCGGGTCCAAACACAGCCTGGATTTGCTAGGGGTTTATCAGATGGCCTTCCCAAGTTTGTCAAATCGGAAGGGACACTCGG GTTGTACAAGGGTATTGTTCCACTCTGGGGTCGCCAAATACCAT ATACCATGATGAAATTTGCCTCATTTGAGACCATTGTGGAGATGATCTACAAGTATGGTGTCCCCACACCAAAGGACCAGTGCAGTAAAAGTCTACAGCTCGGTATTAGTTTTGCTGGTGGATACGTGGCCGGCGTTCTCTGTGCTATTGTGTCTCATCCAGCTGACAATCTTGTGTCTTTTCTCAACAATGCCAAAGGGGCAACTGTTGGTGAT GCTGTAAAGAAGATGGGTTTGGTGGGTCTCTTTACCCGTGGACTTCCTCTCCGTATTGTTATGATTGGGACACTTACTGGAGCTCAATGGGGTATCTACGATGCATTCAAAGTTTTTGTGGGACT GCCAACCACTGGAGGTGTAGCTCCTGCTGCCCCGGCTACTGAGCTTGCAAAGGTGTAA